The Sorangiineae bacterium MSr11367 genome window below encodes:
- a CDS encoding L,D-transpeptidase produces the protein MSRQACFVLVLVASASFVACAGTKDDAAPAPSSEEPDAAPPPPVAEVADAGTALIGALYMQTPIMSEMAWQKEGGVRIGYIRQGQKVPVIAAAHPQENCKAGWYELVQGGFVCGKYASLDLNQPSFQKAGHPPDMQASLPYDYAYNLTNGTPLYRRPPSRETRLESEPWLQPKPEVAEEEAQAETPDAGAPSNGGDGGTPWYLRDYGGAKPQVTLDELRGGKGPIASRMVKGFFVSLDKDVTTDGGHWWQTQDGLYAPFERLIAYKPATDFHGTWLEEGPATVGVILSHKAKKYTVSANKKSVAAGSALGYHTVLRLTGASVTLDGVRYDETSEGFWTKASEGTKTRAAEPPKDLGPGEKWIDIDVTTQMLVAYEGDKPVFATAVSSGVIDKKDKTRDHHTVLGSFRVREKHISATMDADVAGVGPYSLQDVPWIMYFQGSYATHTAFWHNAFGRMRSHGCVNMAPQDAKALFMWSEPQLPEGWHGVMATAERPGTRVVVRE, from the coding sequence TCCGCTTCGTTCGTAGCCTGCGCGGGCACGAAGGACGATGCCGCGCCGGCACCCTCCTCCGAGGAACCGGACGCCGCTCCTCCGCCTCCCGTCGCCGAGGTGGCGGATGCCGGTACCGCGCTCATCGGTGCGCTCTACATGCAGACGCCCATCATGAGCGAGATGGCGTGGCAAAAAGAGGGCGGCGTTCGCATTGGCTACATTCGCCAGGGGCAGAAGGTGCCGGTCATTGCGGCGGCGCACCCGCAAGAGAATTGCAAAGCAGGTTGGTACGAGCTCGTTCAGGGCGGATTCGTCTGCGGGAAATATGCCTCGCTGGATCTGAATCAACCGAGCTTTCAAAAAGCGGGGCACCCGCCGGACATGCAAGCGTCGCTGCCCTACGACTACGCGTACAACCTCACGAACGGGACGCCGCTCTACCGCAGGCCCCCGTCGCGCGAAACGCGACTCGAGTCCGAGCCTTGGCTTCAGCCCAAGCCGGAAGTCGCGGAAGAGGAAGCGCAAGCCGAGACGCCGGACGCGGGGGCTCCGTCGAATGGCGGCGACGGTGGCACGCCGTGGTACCTCCGCGACTACGGCGGGGCGAAACCGCAGGTCACCTTGGACGAGCTACGCGGAGGCAAAGGTCCCATCGCGAGCCGCATGGTGAAAGGCTTCTTCGTGTCGCTCGACAAGGATGTCACCACCGATGGCGGGCATTGGTGGCAAACGCAGGATGGTCTCTACGCGCCCTTCGAGCGGCTGATCGCGTACAAGCCGGCCACCGACTTCCATGGCACGTGGCTCGAGGAGGGCCCCGCGACGGTGGGCGTGATCCTCTCGCACAAGGCCAAGAAGTACACCGTGTCGGCCAACAAGAAGAGCGTCGCTGCGGGAAGTGCCCTGGGATACCACACGGTGCTGCGGCTGACCGGCGCGAGCGTGACCCTCGACGGTGTGCGCTACGACGAGACCTCGGAGGGCTTTTGGACCAAAGCCTCCGAGGGCACGAAGACCCGCGCCGCCGAGCCGCCGAAGGATCTCGGGCCCGGCGAGAAATGGATCGACATCGACGTGACCACGCAGATGCTCGTGGCCTACGAGGGGGACAAACCGGTCTTCGCGACGGCGGTGTCGAGCGGGGTGATCGACAAGAAGGACAAGACGCGCGACCACCACACCGTGCTCGGCTCCTTTCGCGTTCGCGAGAAGCACATTTCGGCCACGATGGATGCTGACGTTGCGGGCGTGGGGCCCTATTCGCTCCAGGATGTGCCCTGGATCATGTATTTTCAGGGCAGCTACGCGACGCACACGGCATTTTGGCACAATGCCTTCGGGCGCATGCGCAGCCACGGCTGCGTGAACATGGCACCGCAGGATGCGAAAGCACTTTTCATGTGGAGCGAGCCGCAACTTCCCGAGGGATGGCACGGCGTCATGGCCACGGCCGAACGGCCCGGCACACGCGTGGTGGTGCGCGAGTAG
- a CDS encoding ABC-2 family transporter protein, producing the protein MIRYLRLLGVQLRASALLGMQYRIDFALDGLIEVFWAITSIIPLFVVYSARATVAGWSFGESLLVVGWFTLLAAVLEGAISPSLTNVVEHIRKGTLDFVLIKPADAQFLVCTARIQPWRAINVVTAVIIFGYAFRLLGHSPTFGGIAMSLALLWASTAVLFSLGILTVSAAFYVVRIDNLMHLFIAIFDAARWPSAVFRGVIRFIFTFVIPLALMTTYPAQALLGTLPVSTFVLSLLGACVFVGLSRLVWLRALGKYTSAS; encoded by the coding sequence TTGATTCGATATCTGCGCCTCCTGGGGGTTCAATTGCGTGCGTCGGCGCTGCTGGGCATGCAATACCGCATCGACTTCGCGCTCGACGGCCTGATCGAGGTCTTCTGGGCCATCACCTCCATCATTCCGCTCTTCGTGGTGTATTCCGCACGCGCGACCGTCGCGGGGTGGAGCTTCGGCGAATCACTCCTCGTGGTCGGATGGTTCACGTTGCTCGCCGCCGTGCTCGAAGGTGCGATCAGCCCCAGCTTGACCAATGTGGTGGAGCACATTCGCAAAGGGACACTCGATTTCGTACTCATCAAACCCGCCGATGCTCAGTTTCTCGTGTGCACCGCACGCATTCAACCGTGGCGGGCCATCAACGTCGTCACGGCGGTGATCATCTTCGGATACGCATTTCGCCTGCTCGGGCACAGCCCCACCTTTGGCGGCATCGCCATGTCGCTGGCATTGCTTTGGGCCTCCACTGCGGTGCTCTTCTCGCTCGGCATCCTCACGGTGAGTGCGGCCTTCTACGTGGTACGCATCGACAATTTGATGCACCTCTTCATTGCCATTTTCGATGCCGCGCGCTGGCCGTCGGCCGTATTTCGCGGGGTGATTCGCTTCATTTTCACCTTCGTCATCCCGCTCGCGCTCATGACGACGTACCCCGCGCAGGCGCTTTTGGGCACCCTGCCCGTGTCCACCTTCGTTCTTTCGCTCTTGGGGGCCTGCGTGTTCGTCGGGCTTTCGCGGCTCGTCTGGCTGCGCGCCCTCGGCAAGTACACGTCCGCGAGTTAG
- a CDS encoding ABC-2 family transporter protein encodes MSVRSTVLALPTLLRIGFADAVAYRAEMIVWTLSATMPLIMLALWLAVASEAPMGRLGQPELIAYFLATFVVRQLTASWVCWKINTEVRDGTLAMRLLRPVHPLVAYGAENLAAIPLRGILSLPAAIVALALVGTTPLPRDPVLWILWAFSMVGAWLITLLANFAIGCLALFLESSIKLMDVWFTLFLVFSGYLIPVELFPPLVRTIGDWLPFRYQLGLPVEIMTSAHDRASALTLVGQQWAIVVLHLGFTAFVWRRGLGRFAAYGG; translated from the coding sequence GTGAGCGTCCGAAGCACCGTCCTCGCGCTGCCGACGCTGCTGCGTATCGGCTTCGCGGATGCGGTGGCCTACCGCGCGGAGATGATCGTGTGGACGCTCTCCGCCACGATGCCGCTCATCATGCTGGCCCTCTGGCTCGCCGTGGCGAGCGAAGCGCCCATGGGGCGGCTGGGGCAGCCCGAGTTGATTGCCTATTTTCTCGCCACCTTCGTGGTGCGTCAACTCACCGCCTCGTGGGTCTGTTGGAAGATCAACACCGAGGTGCGCGATGGCACGCTGGCCATGCGACTCCTTCGTCCGGTGCATCCGCTGGTGGCGTACGGCGCCGAAAACCTGGCCGCGATTCCGCTGCGAGGCATCCTCTCGCTGCCCGCAGCCATCGTCGCGCTGGCGCTGGTCGGCACGACACCGCTTCCGCGCGATCCGGTCCTCTGGATTCTATGGGCGTTCTCCATGGTGGGTGCGTGGCTCATCACCTTGCTGGCCAACTTTGCCATTGGGTGCCTGGCGCTATTCCTGGAGAGCAGCATCAAGCTCATGGACGTGTGGTTTACGCTGTTTCTCGTGTTCAGCGGCTACCTCATTCCGGTGGAGTTGTTCCCGCCGCTGGTGCGCACCATCGGCGATTGGCTCCCGTTTCGGTACCAATTGGGCCTGCCCGTGGAAATCATGACCAGCGCGCACGATCGCGCGTCGGCCTTGACCCTGGTCGGCCAGCAATGGGCCATCGTCGTGCTGCACCTCGGCTTCACGGCCTTCGTGTGGCGGCGCGGGCTCGGTCGCTTCGCGGCGTACGGCGGGTGA
- a CDS encoding ATP-binding cassette domain-containing protein, with amino-acid sequence MISVRGLRKIYRVHKRAAGLKAAAISLFRRQYTEVAAVDGISFEIAPGERVGFLGPNGAGKTTTLKVLSGLLHPSEGQVSVDGREPRKREDAFLKSIMLVLGQKQQLLWDLPPSETFELNRAIYQVPRDEYARTLAELVELLEIGDLIGRPTRQLSLGERMKCELAAALIHHPKVLFLDEPTIGLDVSMQITIRRFIKDYNERYGATLILTSHYMDDVAALCPRVIVIDKGRISFDGKLEELVRRIRPDKRVVLRLGGHVDVGALAAVGTVVRHGAGEAVLQVGHEDVSRTVAHALSALPVKDLTVEDAPLEEVMRELFEQNRTAAARQDEGEPLS; translated from the coding sequence ATGATCTCCGTCCGCGGCCTTCGAAAGATCTACCGGGTGCACAAGCGTGCGGCGGGCCTCAAGGCTGCGGCGATTTCGCTCTTTCGAAGGCAGTACACGGAAGTGGCGGCGGTGGACGGCATCTCGTTCGAGATCGCGCCTGGCGAGCGCGTCGGTTTTCTGGGCCCCAACGGGGCGGGAAAAACGACGACCCTCAAGGTGCTCTCGGGGCTCCTGCACCCGAGCGAAGGCCAGGTCTCCGTCGACGGGCGCGAGCCGCGCAAGCGCGAGGATGCATTCCTCAAGAGCATCATGCTCGTGCTCGGGCAGAAGCAGCAGCTGCTCTGGGACCTCCCGCCGTCGGAGACGTTCGAGCTCAATCGCGCCATCTACCAGGTGCCGCGCGACGAGTATGCGCGCACCCTGGCCGAGTTGGTCGAGCTGCTCGAAATTGGCGACTTGATTGGACGCCCCACGCGCCAGCTCTCCCTCGGCGAGCGCATGAAGTGCGAGCTGGCGGCGGCGCTGATCCACCATCCCAAAGTGCTCTTCTTGGACGAGCCCACCATCGGCCTCGACGTGTCGATGCAGATCACGATTCGGCGCTTCATCAAAGACTACAACGAGCGCTATGGCGCCACGCTCATCCTGACCAGCCACTACATGGACGACGTCGCGGCGCTCTGTCCACGGGTCATCGTCATCGACAAGGGACGCATCTCCTTCGACGGCAAACTGGAAGAGTTGGTGCGCCGCATCCGCCCGGACAAGCGCGTGGTGCTTCGGCTCGGCGGCCACGTCGACGTTGGCGCGCTGGCCGCGGTGGGCACGGTGGTGCGGCATGGTGCGGGCGAAGCGGTGTTGCAGGTGGGGCACGAGGACGTGAGCCGCACCGTGGCGCATGCACTGTCGGCGTTGCCGGTGAAGGACTTGACCGTCGAGGATGCGCCGCTCGAGGAGGTGATGCGCGAGCTCTTCGAGCAGAATCGCACCGCGGCCGCCCGGCAGGACGAAGGGGAACCTTTGTCGTGA
- a CDS encoding LysR family transcriptional regulator: MKPLSETFIDVRRLAILRELHERRTVVATATAVHLTPSAVSQQIATLSRELGVPLLARRGRGVHLTPQAMLLLDHAAVLLRQMERARSELEAFDGTEPGPITIGAFGTAIVNLVAPAIARARRLPRCVVREVEAPECFGELDTGGLDIVITVDYREGPCYKTPRYVRRDLLRDPFFAVVPKSHALAKRRAIPLRKLASEPWVMGADDGPCGEVALAACTASGFRPDIQHRVNDYQAAVALVAAGAGVSIVPGLALAGNALANVAVRPIAGTAPSRSIYAAVRDGSERSPALAAILDALTAAAMR; the protein is encoded by the coding sequence ATGAAACCCCTAAGCGAAACCTTCATCGATGTGCGCCGGCTGGCCATCCTTCGCGAGCTCCACGAGCGCCGCACGGTGGTGGCCACGGCGACGGCGGTTCACCTCACGCCGTCCGCGGTCTCGCAACAGATTGCGACCTTGTCGCGCGAGCTCGGGGTACCGTTGCTCGCGCGACGGGGCCGCGGGGTTCACCTCACGCCGCAGGCGATGCTTCTTTTGGATCACGCGGCGGTGCTGCTCCGGCAAATGGAGCGCGCCCGCTCGGAGCTCGAAGCGTTCGACGGTACCGAGCCGGGACCCATCACCATCGGGGCGTTCGGGACCGCGATCGTCAACCTCGTGGCACCCGCGATCGCCCGCGCGCGACGGCTACCTCGATGCGTGGTCCGCGAGGTGGAGGCGCCCGAATGCTTCGGCGAGCTCGATACGGGCGGGCTCGATATCGTCATTACCGTGGATTATCGTGAGGGGCCTTGCTACAAAACTCCGCGATACGTCCGGCGGGACCTTTTGCGTGATCCCTTCTTCGCCGTGGTGCCCAAATCGCACGCGCTGGCGAAGCGGCGGGCGATTCCGCTTCGCAAGCTCGCCTCGGAGCCGTGGGTGATGGGCGCGGACGATGGCCCCTGCGGCGAGGTGGCGTTGGCGGCATGCACGGCATCCGGGTTTCGCCCGGACATCCAGCATCGCGTCAACGACTACCAAGCCGCCGTCGCCTTGGTCGCGGCGGGCGCCGGCGTCTCCATCGTCCCCGGCTTAGCCCTCGCGGGCAACGCCCTTGCAAACGTCGCCGTCCGCCCCATCGCCGGCACGGCCCCGAGCCGCAGCATCTACGCGGCCGTGCGCGATGGCAGCGAACGCTCACCTGCACTCGCGGCCATTCTGGATGCGCTCACCGCGGCCGCCATGCGGTAA